In bacterium, the DNA window ACGTTGGGATAGAGCTTGCGCTCGACGAAGAACGAGTCGCTCAGCGCCACCTCTTCCAAATTCATGGCGATCTTCAGAAGTGGGTCGTCAATGCCCAGCTCGCGCAGAACGTCGTCGGCGGCGGTTTTCAGGATCTTTGCCCGCGGATCGAAGTTCTTGTACACGCGGTGGCCGAATCCCATCAGGCGGAAAGGCGACTTCTTGTCTTTCGCCATATCCACGAACTTGCGGTAGTCGCCTCCGTCATCGCGGATCGTTCGCAGCATCTCGATCACTTTCTGGTTGGCGCCGCCGTGGAGAGGACCCCACAAGGCGTTGACGCCGGCCGCGATCGCCGCAAACAGGTTGGACTGACTCGATCCGACCATTCGCACCGAAGAGGTGCTGCAGTTCTGCTCGTGATCCGCGTGCAGAATGAGCAGCAGATTGAGCGCGTTGTCCAGGACCGGCGACACGACGTACGGCTCCGCCGGCACAGCGAACATCATGCGCAGGAAATTCTCTGTATAGCTCAGATCATTCCGCGGATAGACAAATGGCTGGCCAACCGATTTCTTGTACGAGAACGCCGCGATCGTCTTGGCCTTCGCGAGCAGCCGGACGATGTTGAGGTCGACCTCGTCTTCGTCGCCACTCCACGGATAGAAAGCCGACAGCGACGCCAGCATGGCGGAAAGAACCATCATGGGATGGGCGGAGAGCGGAAAGTCCCTGAAGAACTCCTTCATCTCCTCTCGAATCATCGCGTGATAGGTGAGTCTCTCCTGAAACCTGGACAGCTGCTCGCGGTTGGGCAGGTACCCGTAGATCAGCAGGAAGCAGACCTCTTCGAACCGGGCCGACTGAGCGACCTCTTCGATCGGGTATCCGCGATAGCGCAAGATCCCTTCCTCTCCGTTGATAAACGTGATGGTGCTCAGACAGGAGCCGGTGTTTCCGTAGCCGGGATCGAGCGCGATGGCACCGGTCGTGGCTCGCAGGGAGCTGAAATCGATTCCGATCTCATTCTCGGTTCCCACCTTCACGGGGAACTGATACTCGTTGCCGTTCAGGGTTAACTTGGCGGATTGCATGGCGTACCTCCTTCGGCGGTGGTGATGGGATGTAAATCACTTCCCCATAGGTATGAGGACTCTGCCGCCCTTCGGTAGCCCGGCGGTCTTGTCTGGGCAGGCGAGGACCCGTAGCTTTGCGGCACCGGCTTTGGCCGGCTGTGCCGTTATCGGGGCAGTCTCCTGAGTACTATGAAAACTGTCTATTTGCCACACCCGAAAGGGTGGGATGCGCGCGCGGCGCCGGCTATTCGGTGGTCGCCGGCTCGCTGCCGCCGGCGAGCGCGGCCTGGAGCGTGTGCCAGGCGAGCGTGGCACACTTGACCCGCACCGGGAACTCGCGCACGCCCTCGAAGACCGCGAGCTTGCCGAGCTCGGCGCTGGCCTTGGCCTTGACGCTCGGATCGCCGGTCAGAAGCTCGTGAAAGCTCTCGAAGAGCTTTTCGCTCTCGGCCAGGGGCTTTCCCTTGATCGCCTCGGTCATGAGCGAGGCCGAGGCTTTGGAAATCGCGCAACCGGAACCCTCGAACTTGATGTCACGGATGGTCCCTCCCTCCTCGTCCCGAACAACATCGACATAGAGCGTCAGCCGATCACCGCAAAGCGGGTTGTAGCCGTCGGCGTGACGAACCCGACCTTCTCCCTCCAGGGAATCTTCCAGCCTGCCGAAGTTCCGCGGGTTCTTGTTGTGGTCCAGGATGACCTCTTGGTAGAGATCGAAAAGCTCCGACATCAGCCGTTCATCCACAGCATCCACGTCATCCAAAAACCTCGCCGACCTTCTCCAGCCCCACGACCAGGCGGTCGATCTCTGCCCTGGTGTTGTAGAGGGCCAGCGACGCCCGCGCCGTAGCCGGAACACCGTAGCGATCCATGACCGGCTGCGCGCAATGGTGTCCGGTGCGCACCGCGATGCCCTCGCGATCCAGAATCGTGCCTATGTCGTGGGGATGAGCTCCCGCCATGACAAAGGACAGTACCCCGGCCTTGCGGCGCGCGGTACCCACCAGCCGCAAACCGCTCACCGACTCCAGGGCGGCCGTAGCGTAGGCAAGCAGCTCCTCCTCGTAGGCCTGAATCGCCTCCATCCCGAGGCTCTCGAGGTAGTCGACCGTTGTGCCCAGGGCCACGCTTCCCGCGATGTTGGGCGTGCCCGCCTCGAAGCGAGCCGGCGCCGGGGCGTATTCGGTCTTCTCGAACGTCACCGATCGGATCATCTCGCCGCCGCCCTGATAGGGGGGCATCGCGTCGAGAAGCTCCTTCTTGCCGTAGAGCGCGCCAATCCCGCTAGGGCCGAAGGCCTTGTGCCCGGAGAAAGTATAGAACTCGCAATCCAGCTCGGCGACGTTGATCCGAAGATGGGGCGCGGCCTGAGCACCGTCGAGGAGCACGGGGATTCCGCGCTCGTGCGCCATCTCGATGATCGTCTCTACCGGATTGATCGTCCCCAGCGCATTGGAGACATGGATCGTCGCCAGAAGCTTGGTGCGCTCGGACATCAGCCTCTCGAGCTCTTCCAGAATAACGTCGCCGCGATCGTCGATTGGCGCCACCACGAGCTTGGCGCCTTTCTCTGCGCAGAGCATCTGCCACGGCACGATGTTCGAGTGATGCTCCATGGTGGTGATGAGCACCTCGTCGCCCTCACCGACATGCTCGCGGCCGTACGTCGAGGCGACCAGGTTGATCGCCTCGGTAGTACCGCGCACGAAGACGATCTCGTTGGATTCGGGTGCCCCCAGAAAACGCTGGACCTTGTGTCGAGCATCTTCGTAGGCCACCGTCGCCTTGGCCGAAAGGTAATGCACACCGCGATGGACGTTGGCGTAGTACTCCCGGTAGCAGCGCGCTTCGGCCTCGATCACCGCCTCCGGCTTCTGCGCCGATGCCGCACTGTCCAAGTAGGCCAGCGGCTTGCCGTAGGGCTCAATGGACAGCGCCGGGAAATCCCTGCGGATCGCCTCGACGTCGAACTGGGGCTTGCCGGCCTGCTGGTGAGCTAGTGTCATGGAATTCGGGGACACAATACGTATTGTGTCCCCCATGTCTCAAACCGCCTGCCGCACGACCTCGCCTCGGGGCAGCCGCCGAAACAGGAACTCTTCGAGATCGCGCCGTACCATCTTGTCCCTGATGCGCTGCACGATGTCCGCGCAGAATGCGTAGGTCAGAAGGCTGCGAGCCGCTTCCTCGCCGATTCCTCGCGAGCGTAGATAGAAGATGCCGAGCTCGTCTAGCTGCCCCACGGTCGAACCGTGCGTGCAGCGCACGTCATCGGCGAAGATCTCGAGCTGCGGATTCGAGTTGACCAGCGCCGTCGGTGACAGCAGGAGATTGCGGTTGGTCTGCTTGGCGTCGGTCTTCTGGGCACCCTTGTGAACGAAGATCCGGCCGTTGAAAACCGCCCGTGCCTGGCCCTCGAGAATACCCTTGAAGAGCTCATGGCTGTCGCAGTGCGGAGCCACGTGATCCACCCGCATGTGATTATCGACCAACTGCTTGCCTTCGACCAGGTAGAGGCCGTTCAAGGTCGCCTCGCAGCCCTCGCCGTCGAGCACGGCGTTGACATCATTGCGAACCAAGCCGCCGCCCCAGGAGATCGAGTGCGCGCAGAAGTTACTCGAACGCTCCAGATAGATCTGGAAGGTCGCCATGTGAAAGGCGCCGGTCGACTCGCGCTGGAGCTTGTAGTGATCGACCACGGCGTTCGGGGCCAGAACAACCTCGGTGACCGGGCAGGCGAAATGCCTCCCCGCGGTGTCACCCTCGCCCGCGGTCGCGAACTGCTCGATGATCCTCCCCTGTGAGTTCTCCTCGGCAACGAAGAGGCTGCGCGGGAAGCAGGCCACCGGCGCGTCAGTGCCGAGTCCGAGATGAAGAACATGAATCGGCGTCTCGACAACCGCATTCCTCGGGAAGAACACGAACACACCGCTCTCATGAAGGGCGGTGTTGAGGGCCACGAAGGCGTGGTTGTCGAACTTGGCGTGACGGCCGAGATACGGCTCGACCAGGTCCGGATGCTCGCTCCAAGCCCGCTCGAGAGTCGAGATGACGACACCCTCGGGAAGCGTGTCGAGACGAGACAGGTCGGCCCGGAAGACCCCGTTGACGAATACCAGCTCGTGGGTATTCGGATAACGAAAGCGCTCGCAGTCCGCCTCCGAGACTGCGCTCGCATTCGCTTTAAACGTGAACGAGGATTCGGCGATCGCTCGGACGTCGGTCGAGCGCCAGTCCTCCAGTCTCTTGGTCGGGAAGCCGAGCTCGCCGAACCGCGTCATCGCCTCCCGGCGGAGGCCGGCCATCCGCCCGGGCTCCGCGTTGCCCCGGCCGGCCGAGACTCGGTCGAAAAGTCGGGCGTAGGCCGCGGCCTCGAGGCCGGCTCGAGAGAGGCCGGCTGCCGCCGCATCAGGCATGGTCTCGGGCACCGTCTCAGACATGGGCGACCGCCTCTTCTTTGACCTTGCTCTCGAGCCAGGAATAGCCCTTCTCCTCGAGCTCCAACGCCAGCTCTTTGCCGCCCGAGCGGACAATCTTGCCGTCGACGAGTACGTGCACCACATCGGGCACGATGTAATTGAGCAGCCTCTGGTAGTGGGTGATGACCAGGAAGGCTCGGCCTTCCGAACGCATCGAGTTGACGCCGTCGGCAACGATCTTGAGAGCATCGATGTCGAGACCGGAGTCGGTTTCGTCCAACACCGCGAGCACCGGATCCAGCACCGCCATGTGGAAGATCTCGTTGCGCTTCTTCTCTCCACCCGAGAAACCTTCGTTGACCGGCCGATTGAGAAGAGCCTCGTCCATCTTGACCAGGGCCATCTTCTCGCGCACATAGGTGAGAAAGTCCATCGCGTCCATCTCTTCCTGGCCGCGGTGCTTGCGAATCGCGTTGAGCGCCGCCTTCAGAAAGTAGACGTTCGAAACGCCCGGAATCTCGACGGGATACTGAAAGGCCAGAAACAGGCCTTCACGCGCCCGCTCTTCCGGAGCGGCCTCCGATAGATCCTCGCCCTTGTAGATGATCTCGCCCTCGGTGACCTCGTAGGCCTCGCGGCCGGCCAGGACCTGGGCCAGCGTCGATTTCCCGGAGCCATTCGGTCCCATGATCGCGTGCACTTCACCCTTGTTGATGGTCAGGTCCACGCCTTTGAGTATTTCCGCGTCCTCCACGCTGACGTGGAGGTCCTTGATTTCAAGCAAACTCATGCTGCAGTTCTCTCCTCGGTTTCCGGTGTGTCTCTGGACCCGCTGACGCGAGCCCGATGGTTGTCGTTGCCGCTTCTTCCTCTAGCCGACGCTGCC includes these proteins:
- the sufD gene encoding Fe-S cluster assembly protein SufD codes for the protein MSETVPETMPDAAAAGLSRAGLEAAAYARLFDRVSAGRGNAEPGRMAGLRREAMTRFGELGFPTKRLEDWRSTDVRAIAESSFTFKANASAVSEADCERFRYPNTHELVFVNGVFRADLSRLDTLPEGVVISTLERAWSEHPDLVEPYLGRHAKFDNHAFVALNTALHESGVFVFFPRNAVVETPIHVLHLGLGTDAPVACFPRSLFVAEENSQGRIIEQFATAGEGDTAGRHFACPVTEVVLAPNAVVDHYKLQRESTGAFHMATFQIYLERSSNFCAHSISWGGGLVRNDVNAVLDGEGCEATLNGLYLVEGKQLVDNHMRVDHVAPHCDSHELFKGILEGQARAVFNGRIFVHKGAQKTDAKQTNRNLLLSPTALVNSNPQLEIFADDVRCTHGSTVGQLDELGIFYLRSRGIGEEAARSLLTYAFCADIVQRIRDKMVRRDLEEFLFRRLPRGEVVRQAV
- a CDS encoding citrate synthase, which translates into the protein MQSAKLTLNGNEYQFPVKVGTENEIGIDFSSLRATTGAIALDPGYGNTGSCLSTITFINGEEGILRYRGYPIEEVAQSARFEEVCFLLIYGYLPNREQLSRFQERLTYHAMIREEMKEFFRDFPLSAHPMMVLSAMLASLSAFYPWSGDEDEVDLNIVRLLAKAKTIAAFSYKKSVGQPFVYPRNDLSYTENFLRMMFAVPAEPYVVSPVLDNALNLLLILHADHEQNCSTSSVRMVGSSQSNLFAAIAAGVNALWGPLHGGANQKVIEMLRTIRDDGGDYRKFVDMAKDKKSPFRLMGFGHRVYKNFDPRAKILKTAADDVLRELGIDDPLLKIAMNLEEVALSDSFFVERKLYPNVDFYSGILYRAMGIPTDMFTVMFALGRLPGWIAQWKEMREDPKAKIARPRQIYLGEPKRPFVPLELREAGEKKEAVREEPVPA
- the sufC gene encoding Fe-S cluster assembly ATPase SufC — translated: MSLLEIKDLHVSVEDAEILKGVDLTINKGEVHAIMGPNGSGKSTLAQVLAGREAYEVTEGEIIYKGEDLSEAAPEERAREGLFLAFQYPVEIPGVSNVYFLKAALNAIRKHRGQEEMDAMDFLTYVREKMALVKMDEALLNRPVNEGFSGGEKKRNEIFHMAVLDPVLAVLDETDSGLDIDALKIVADGVNSMRSEGRAFLVITHYQRLLNYIVPDVVHVLVDGKIVRSGGKELALELEEKGYSWLESKVKEEAVAHV
- a CDS encoding cysteine desulfurase, with the protein product MTLAHQQAGKPQFDVEAIRRDFPALSIEPYGKPLAYLDSAASAQKPEAVIEAEARCYREYYANVHRGVHYLSAKATVAYEDARHKVQRFLGAPESNEIVFVRGTTEAINLVASTYGREHVGEGDEVLITTMEHHSNIVPWQMLCAEKGAKLVVAPIDDRGDVILEELERLMSERTKLLATIHVSNALGTINPVETIIEMAHERGIPVLLDGAQAAPHLRINVAELDCEFYTFSGHKAFGPSGIGALYGKKELLDAMPPYQGGGEMIRSVTFEKTEYAPAPARFEAGTPNIAGSVALGTTVDYLESLGMEAIQAYEEELLAYATAALESVSGLRLVGTARRKAGVLSFVMAGAHPHDIGTILDREGIAVRTGHHCAQPVMDRYGVPATARASLALYNTRAEIDRLVVGLEKVGEVFG
- a CDS encoding SUF system NifU family Fe-S cluster assembly protein, which produces MSELFDLYQEVILDHNKNPRNFGRLEDSLEGEGRVRHADGYNPLCGDRLTLYVDVVRDEEGGTIRDIKFEGSGCAISKASASLMTEAIKGKPLAESEKLFESFHELLTGDPSVKAKASAELGKLAVFEGVREFPVRVKCATLAWHTLQAALAGGSEPATTE